GAACAAAGACGTGCCGGAGGGGCTTAAGGACAAGACCATCTTTTCGCTGGACATGGGAGCGCTTATAGCTGGAGCCAAGTTTAGAGGCGAGTTCGAAGAGAGGCTCAAGGCAGTCTTAGAGGAAGTGAAGAAGTCGGAGGGCAGGATAATTCTGTTCATAGATGAGATACACAATATAGTAGGAGCTGGAAAGACAGAAGGAGCCATGGACGCCGGAAACCTTCTAAAGCCAATGCTTGCAAGAGGGGAGCTTCACTGCATAGGGGCTACAACTCTAGACGAGTACAGGAAGTATATAGAGAAAGACGCCGCGCTTGAGAGAAGGTTCCAGAAGGTAGTGGTGGATCAGCCTACAGTGGAGGACAGCATAGCTATACTGAGGGGTATAAAGGAGAAGTACGAGATACACCACGGCGTCAGGATAGCGGACAGCGCTGTAATAGCCGCCGTAAACCTTTCGGACAGGTATATAAGCGACAGGTTTCTTCCAGACAAGGCCATAGACCTTATGGACGAGTCGGCCGCAATGCTCAAGATGGAGATAGACAGCGTGCCTATAGAGATAGACGAGCTGAACAGAAAGATAATGCAGCTTCAGATAGAGGCCCAGTCGCTCAAGAGGGAGACAGACGACTATTCCAAAAAGAGGCTGGATACTATACAGAAAGAGATATCTGAACTGGAGGGAGAGGCCAGCGAACTTAGGGCGCAGTGGAATATAGAGAAAGAGGGCATAGAGAGGATAAGCGAGCTCAAGAAAGAGATGGACGCTGTAAAGATAGAGATCGAGGAAGCCGAGAGGAAGTACGATTTAGAGCGTGTTGCGAGGCTTAAGTACGGCAAGCTCAAGGAGCTGGAGAAGGAGCTAGAAGCTCAGAAGGAAAGCGAGAAAAGCAAGGAACACAGCATGCTAAAAGAGGAAGTAACCGATATAGACATAGCTGAAATAGTGGCCAGATGGACAGGTGTGCCTGTTACAAAGCTTGTAGAGGGAGAGAGGCAGAAGCTCTTGAGGCTCGAGTCTATTCTGAAGAAGAGAGTGATAGGGCAGGACGAAGCCATAAGAAATGTCTCGGATGCAGTAATAAGGGCGAGAGCCGGGCTTAAAGACATAAACAAACCAATAGGGTCTTTTATATTCCTAGGACCTACAGGAGTTGGAAAAACAGAGCTTGCAAAGACTGTTTCAGAGGCTCTTTTCGACAGCGAGAAGAATATAATAAGGATAGACATGTCGGAGTATATGGAGAAACATTCGGTTGCAAGGCTTATAGGAGCACCTCCAGGATATGTGGGCTACGACGAGGGCGGACAGCTTACAGAAGCGGTCAGGAGAAAGCCTTATAGCATAGTGCTGTTTGACGAGATAGAGAAGGCTCACCCAGATGTGTTCAACATACTGCTTCAGGTGTTAGACGACGGAAGGCTTACAGACAACCAGGGCAGGACTGTGGACTTCAAGAACACCATCATAATAATGACCTCCAATATAGGCTCGGACTACCTTATAGAGGGGATAGGCGAAGACGGAAGTATAACAGAAGAGGCGAAAGAAGATGTGATGAATATTATGAGAAGCAACTTCAGACCGGAGTTCCTGAACAGGCTAGACGAGATCATAATGTTCAAGCCTCTAAACAGAGAGGACATCTACAGGATAATAGACCTTGTAGTCAAAGGCATAGCCAAGAGGCTAGAGGACAGGCATATGACAATAGAGCTTACAGAGGCTGCAAAAGACCATGTCCTTAGAAATGCCTACTCCAA
This is a stretch of genomic DNA from Andreesenia angusta. It encodes these proteins:
- the clpB gene encoding ATP-dependent chaperone ClpB translates to MKMEKFTQKSLEAIELATEEAIKNENSQIEDLHINLALMNQSGGLISKLYSLMDIDIESVKREIKEQISKLPKLQGEGASNPYASRILNKILLNAEDEARSYGDEYISVEHIYLALIKERNSKSKEIFKKYGVNVDAFLVALRKVKGDQKVSSNNPEETYEVLEKYGRDLCEDAEKGRIDPVIGRDSEIRNAIRILSRRTKNNPVLIGEPGVGKTAIVEGLAQRIVNKDVPEGLKDKTIFSLDMGALIAGAKFRGEFEERLKAVLEEVKKSEGRIILFIDEIHNIVGAGKTEGAMDAGNLLKPMLARGELHCIGATTLDEYRKYIEKDAALERRFQKVVVDQPTVEDSIAILRGIKEKYEIHHGVRIADSAVIAAVNLSDRYISDRFLPDKAIDLMDESAAMLKMEIDSVPIEIDELNRKIMQLQIEAQSLKRETDDYSKKRLDTIQKEISELEGEASELRAQWNIEKEGIERISELKKEMDAVKIEIEEAERKYDLERVARLKYGKLKELEKELEAQKESEKSKEHSMLKEEVTDIDIAEIVARWTGVPVTKLVEGERQKLLRLESILKKRVIGQDEAIRNVSDAVIRARAGLKDINKPIGSFIFLGPTGVGKTELAKTVSEALFDSEKNIIRIDMSEYMEKHSVARLIGAPPGYVGYDEGGQLTEAVRRKPYSIVLFDEIEKAHPDVFNILLQVLDDGRLTDNQGRTVDFKNTIIIMTSNIGSDYLIEGIGEDGSITEEAKEDVMNIMRSNFRPEFLNRLDEIIMFKPLNREDIYRIIDLVVKGIAKRLEDRHMTIELTEAAKDHVLRNAYSNVYGARPIKRYIQRFIETEIGKKIIAGEIGEEDSIVVEEESGELVVKS